The proteins below come from a single Microbacterium sp. SLBN-154 genomic window:
- a CDS encoding GNAT family N-acetyltransferase, with protein sequence MRSPAEVRRVRLHEWAEIRDLRMAAVSDPDASLAFLTTVEQERERDDAAWRDRAAGAALGEDAAQFVAVDGDSWVGSVSVLLRAPGVRDHLGRDVDAPRADVVGVFIAPPARGAGLLDRLIEAAAGWAAEHGADALTLDVHRDNARARAAYRRIGFVPTGVEFTSVIGPEIEMRKPLGRTT encoded by the coding sequence GTGAGGTCACCGGCGGAGGTGCGTCGGGTCCGCCTGCACGAATGGGCCGAGATCCGCGACCTCCGTATGGCCGCCGTCAGCGATCCCGACGCGTCGCTGGCGTTCCTCACCACCGTCGAGCAGGAGCGGGAGCGCGACGACGCGGCATGGCGTGATCGCGCCGCCGGCGCAGCCCTCGGTGAGGACGCGGCGCAGTTCGTCGCCGTCGACGGCGATTCCTGGGTCGGGTCGGTCAGTGTGCTGCTGCGCGCGCCCGGTGTCCGCGATCACCTCGGCCGCGACGTCGATGCGCCACGGGCCGACGTCGTCGGGGTCTTCATCGCCCCGCCGGCACGCGGTGCGGGCCTTCTGGACCGGCTGATCGAGGCCGCCGCCGGGTGGGCCGCCGAGCACGGTGCGGATGCCCTCACCCTCGACGTGCATCGCGACAATGCGCGCGCCCGAGCGGCTTATCGGCGGATCGGCTTCGTTCCGACGGGTGTCGAATTCACCAGCGTCATCGGGCCCGAGATCGAGATGCGCAAACCCCTGGGGAGGACGACATGA
- the mltG gene encoding endolytic transglycosylase MltG, which yields MPAPRSDPDPIPAPRAAQTPASVGVASDGPSSGARGATRTATRPAGTATLEDLFTGEATTEALGSPPPKPDRRRRRIGAAIAIGLVLAVIGGIVGGGLYVWSTYESQIREVMGWEEPADFEDGLANGEALVTIVSGDTGQSISQTLFEAGVTKTSGAFYDYLIDNGRSPTFMPGVYRLQLQMTSEAALAAIENPENKLENSALIPEGQTAEATLEVVSESLGMPLEELQAAAADPAAYGVPADSLEGWLFPAMYTFDPGVTATDVIQTMVNRTVQSLDAAGVPADDRQRILIIASIIQREARYEADMQKVSRVIQNRLDPGNQETFGKLQMDSTAQYGVGDSREGVVSSSEEALTDPNPWNTYVQVGLPIGPIANPGDVAINAAMNPADGPWLYFVTVNLNTGETIFTETYNEHLRYVEQWREWCSQNPDAGC from the coding sequence GTGCCCGCACCTCGCAGCGATCCGGATCCGATTCCCGCGCCACGTGCCGCGCAGACGCCGGCGTCCGTCGGCGTCGCCTCCGACGGGCCGTCGAGCGGAGCGCGGGGTGCCACCCGCACCGCGACCCGGCCGGCCGGCACCGCGACCCTCGAGGACCTGTTCACGGGCGAGGCCACCACCGAGGCCCTCGGATCTCCGCCGCCGAAGCCGGATCGGCGCCGGCGTCGCATCGGTGCCGCGATCGCCATCGGGCTGGTGCTCGCGGTCATCGGCGGCATCGTCGGCGGCGGTCTGTACGTCTGGAGCACCTACGAGTCCCAGATCCGCGAAGTGATGGGCTGGGAGGAGCCGGCCGACTTCGAGGACGGCCTCGCGAACGGCGAAGCACTCGTCACGATCGTCTCGGGTGACACCGGCCAATCGATCTCGCAGACCCTCTTCGAAGCCGGTGTCACCAAGACCTCCGGCGCCTTCTACGACTACCTGATCGACAACGGTCGGAGCCCGACGTTCATGCCCGGCGTGTATCGCCTGCAGCTGCAGATGACCTCCGAGGCGGCGCTCGCAGCGATCGAGAACCCCGAGAACAAACTGGAGAACTCCGCGCTCATCCCCGAGGGTCAGACGGCGGAGGCGACACTGGAGGTCGTCTCCGAAAGCCTCGGCATGCCGCTGGAGGAGCTGCAGGCCGCCGCCGCCGACCCCGCCGCGTACGGTGTCCCGGCGGACAGCCTCGAGGGGTGGCTCTTCCCCGCGATGTACACCTTCGATCCCGGCGTCACGGCGACCGATGTCATCCAGACGATGGTGAACCGCACCGTGCAGTCGCTGGATGCCGCGGGGGTCCCCGCCGACGACCGGCAGCGGATCCTCATCATCGCCTCGATCATCCAGAGGGAAGCCCGCTACGAGGCCGACATGCAGAAGGTCTCGCGGGTCATCCAGAACCGACTGGATCCCGGGAACCAGGAGACCTTCGGAAAGCTGCAGATGGACTCCACCGCCCAGTACGGGGTCGGCGATAGCCGCGAGGGCGTCGTGAGTTCGAGCGAGGAAGCCCTGACCGACCCGAACCCGTGGAACACCTACGTGCAGGTCGGGCTGCCCATCGGTCCGATCGCCAACCCCGGCGACGTCGCCATCAACGCGGCGATGAACCCCGCCGACGGCCCGTGGCTGTACTTCGTGACCGTCAACCTCAACACGGGCGAGACGATCTTCACCGAGACCTACAACGAGCACCTCCGGTATGTCGAGCAGTGGCGGGAGTGGTGCAGCCAGAATCCCGACGCGGGATGCTGA
- the guaD gene encoding guanine deaminase, protein MRAIRGAFLDFVDDPWRHVGDEQAATRFFADGLLVVDDRGIIVDFGPHDEVAARHPSTEVVDIPDRLILPGFIDGHIHIPQTRILGSYGEQLLPWLEKWVFPEERRYFDREYAEEGVRRFFDTLLASGTTTCQAFTTAQPVTTEVVFEEAARRNMRIITGITAIDVNAPQWFTTTADEFYAAATEQIARYHGVGRSSYAITPRFAYGATKDLLAACGRLKAENPDVWVHTHISENPSEIRGVLALHDDCADYLEVYEKYGLVGPKFTGGHGVWLTDGEFRRLSEAGAAVTFCPCSNLYLGSGLFRLGRATDPEHRVLLTFGSDVGGGNRFSMLNVLEDAYKVGMLNNTQLDGSIDPSRQDTAEAERNRLSPYRAFYSVTLGGAEALRLDDKVGNFDIGKEADFVVLDGRGGPPAVHWRTGLSAGDGAPATLEHAAELLFAIMMVGDDRAVAETWVMGDRAYSRDAVDDVG, encoded by the coding sequence GTGCGCGCGATCAGGGGAGCATTCCTCGACTTCGTCGATGATCCGTGGCGACATGTCGGCGATGAGCAGGCGGCGACGCGCTTCTTCGCCGACGGACTGCTCGTCGTCGATGACCGCGGGATCATCGTCGACTTCGGACCGCATGACGAGGTTGCGGCCCGGCATCCATCGACGGAGGTCGTCGATATCCCCGATCGCCTCATCCTTCCGGGTTTCATCGACGGGCACATCCACATTCCGCAGACCCGGATCCTGGGTTCCTACGGCGAGCAGCTCCTGCCCTGGCTGGAGAAGTGGGTGTTCCCCGAGGAGCGGCGGTACTTCGATCGGGAGTACGCAGAAGAAGGCGTGCGCCGATTCTTCGACACCCTCCTCGCCTCCGGCACCACGACCTGTCAGGCCTTCACCACGGCTCAGCCGGTCACGACGGAGGTCGTCTTCGAAGAGGCCGCGCGTCGGAACATGCGCATCATCACCGGCATCACCGCCATCGACGTGAATGCTCCCCAGTGGTTCACCACCACCGCCGACGAGTTCTACGCCGCGGCCACGGAGCAGATCGCGAGGTACCACGGCGTGGGCCGGAGCTCGTACGCGATCACGCCGCGTTTCGCCTACGGTGCGACGAAGGATCTGCTCGCCGCGTGCGGGCGGCTGAAGGCGGAGAACCCCGACGTCTGGGTGCACACGCACATCTCTGAGAACCCCTCCGAGATCCGAGGAGTCCTCGCGCTTCACGACGACTGCGCCGACTACCTCGAGGTGTACGAGAAGTACGGGCTGGTCGGCCCCAAGTTCACTGGCGGGCACGGCGTCTGGCTCACCGACGGTGAGTTCCGCCGATTGTCCGAGGCGGGCGCCGCCGTGACGTTCTGTCCATGCTCCAACCTCTACCTCGGCAGCGGCCTGTTCCGCCTGGGACGGGCGACCGACCCCGAACATCGGGTCCTGCTGACCTTCGGCAGCGATGTGGGCGGGGGAAACCGCTTCAGCATGCTGAACGTCCTCGAGGATGCGTACAAGGTCGGGATGCTCAACAACACCCAGCTCGACGGGAGCATCGACCCTTCGCGGCAGGATACGGCCGAGGCGGAACGGAACAGACTCTCTCCGTACCGCGCGTTCTACTCCGTGACCCTGGGTGGCGCGGAAGCGCTGCGACTGGACGACAAGGTGGGCAACTTCGACATCGGCAAAGAGGCCGACTTCGTCGTCCTGGACGGAAGGGGAGGCCCGCCGGCCGTGCACTGGCGAACCGGCCTCAGCGCCGGCGATGGTGCGCCGGCGACCCTCGAGCACGCCGCCGAGCTCCTCTTCGCGATCATGATGGTGGGCGACGACCGGGCGGTCGCCGAAACCTGGGTCATGGGCGATCGCGCGTACTCGCGCGACGCGGTCGACGACGTCGGCTGA
- the aroB gene encoding 3-dehydroquinate synthase → MTDATVITVAGAAPYDVTVGRGILPGLTDALPADAQKVLIVHPPTLSAQAEQLRGSIGGGRQVLLAEIPDAEQGKRIEVAAFCWQIMGQADFTRTDAVIGFGGGAVTDLAGFVAATWLRGVPIVQVPTTVLGMVDAAVGGKTGVNTAEGKNLVGAFWPPRAVLCDLDLLATLPRNEAVAGFAEVVKAGFIWYPEILDLVEADPEGVVDPSTSGFRRSIELAIEMKARVAGEDLREAGLREVLNYGHTLGHAIEHAERYRWRHGAAISVGMVFAAELSRLAGRLSDDAAQRHRDVLGALGLPLTYRAGAWQQLLATMQRDKKSRGGMLRFIVLDDIARPTVLQAPDESLLFAAYQEVAG, encoded by the coding sequence ATGACCGACGCCACGGTGATCACCGTCGCAGGTGCGGCACCCTACGACGTCACGGTCGGCCGCGGAATCCTCCCGGGGCTGACCGACGCCCTCCCGGCCGACGCGCAGAAGGTGCTGATCGTGCATCCTCCGACGTTGTCGGCCCAGGCGGAGCAGCTGCGCGGGTCGATCGGAGGCGGCCGCCAGGTGCTCCTGGCCGAGATCCCCGACGCCGAACAGGGCAAGCGCATCGAAGTCGCCGCCTTCTGCTGGCAGATCATGGGTCAGGCCGACTTCACACGCACCGACGCCGTCATCGGGTTCGGTGGCGGAGCCGTCACCGATCTGGCCGGTTTCGTCGCCGCGACGTGGCTCCGCGGCGTGCCGATCGTGCAGGTGCCGACCACGGTTCTCGGCATGGTCGATGCCGCTGTCGGCGGCAAGACCGGCGTGAACACCGCGGAGGGCAAGAATCTCGTCGGCGCGTTCTGGCCACCGCGCGCCGTGCTGTGCGACCTCGACCTGCTCGCCACGCTGCCGCGCAACGAGGCCGTCGCCGGGTTCGCGGAGGTCGTCAAGGCCGGGTTCATCTGGTACCCCGAGATCCTCGACCTCGTCGAGGCCGACCCCGAGGGGGTGGTCGATCCGTCGACATCCGGATTCCGACGTTCGATCGAACTGGCCATCGAGATGAAGGCGCGGGTCGCCGGAGAAGACCTCCGCGAGGCGGGCCTGCGAGAGGTCCTCAACTACGGGCACACCCTCGGTCACGCGATCGAGCACGCCGAACGCTATCGCTGGCGTCACGGCGCGGCGATCTCGGTGGGCATGGTGTTCGCCGCGGAGCTGTCGCGCCTGGCGGGGCGCCTGTCGGATGACGCGGCGCAGCGTCACCGCGACGTCCTCGGGGCACTGGGCCTTCCCCTCACGTACCGCGCGGGCGCCTGGCAGCAGCTGCTGGCGACGATGCAACGCGACAAGAAGAGCCGCGGTGGGATGCTCCGCTTCATCGTCCTGGACGACATCGCCCGTCCCACGGTGCTGCAGGCGCCGGACGAATCGCTGCTCTTCGCGGCGTATCAGGAGGTCGCAGGGTGA
- a CDS encoding Rieske 2Fe-2S domain-containing protein, producing MRITGLGHAGMFIETRGGSILCDPVMGPTFFGSWFPFPDNRGLDWDRFGKADFLYISHRHRDHFDPALLERYVRKDIRVLLPEYPTDDLEQDLRRLGYDNIVFTQAGVPLDFGPLKLMVTPLRAPSDGPIGDSSLSVDDGTASILNQNDSHPLDLEKLLAFSKPEAYFTQVSGAIWWPMVYDLPADAKRNFAGLKRDAQNKRAMYYIEKVDAEHVFPMAGPPMFLREALFKYNGQGLDGDAIFTDQREFLRHMAEVRPDQKGYEFVPGTVVEMNDGALTVTQTLYSEAEIDRIFDDKWAYLAEQRDARQDEIAAEESTRAPVLPPDEMLAAIKEWWEPLLRRARTIRNGVGGNVRFRIGELDMVVDFPRAKVREYDGEECIYWYTIPADLVSTNIRDHEIDWSNSIFLSMQFEVGRSGKFNEFLTTFLKCLSRDRIEYVENWYAEQSDVSEDIRLADWVVQRRCPHLRADLSKTGKVEDGVLTCSLHDWKWDLTSGKCLTSQGHPIRASQADESADRAEAPAA from the coding sequence ATGCGGATCACAGGCCTCGGGCACGCCGGGATGTTCATCGAGACGCGCGGTGGCAGCATCCTCTGCGACCCCGTCATGGGACCGACGTTCTTCGGTTCCTGGTTCCCCTTCCCCGACAACAGGGGCCTGGACTGGGACCGCTTCGGCAAGGCCGACTTCCTCTACATCTCCCACCGTCACCGCGATCACTTCGACCCGGCGCTGCTCGAGCGCTACGTTCGGAAGGACATCCGCGTCCTGCTGCCGGAGTACCCCACCGACGACCTCGAGCAAGACCTCCGCCGCCTCGGCTACGACAACATCGTCTTCACCCAGGCCGGTGTGCCGCTGGACTTCGGGCCGCTGAAGCTGATGGTCACCCCGCTGCGGGCACCGAGCGACGGCCCCATCGGGGATTCGTCCCTGTCGGTGGACGACGGCACCGCCAGCATCCTGAATCAGAACGATTCCCATCCGCTGGATCTGGAGAAGCTGCTGGCGTTCTCCAAGCCCGAGGCCTACTTCACCCAGGTCTCCGGTGCGATCTGGTGGCCGATGGTCTACGACCTTCCCGCCGACGCCAAGCGCAACTTCGCCGGGCTCAAACGCGACGCCCAGAACAAGCGCGCGATGTACTACATCGAGAAGGTCGACGCCGAGCACGTGTTCCCGATGGCGGGACCGCCGATGTTCCTGCGCGAGGCACTGTTCAAGTACAACGGCCAGGGTCTGGACGGCGACGCGATCTTCACCGATCAGCGGGAGTTCCTCCGGCACATGGCCGAGGTGCGCCCCGACCAGAAGGGGTACGAGTTCGTGCCCGGGACGGTCGTGGAGATGAATGACGGTGCGTTGACGGTCACCCAGACGCTCTACTCCGAGGCCGAGATCGATCGCATCTTCGACGACAAGTGGGCCTATCTCGCTGAGCAGCGCGACGCGCGGCAGGACGAGATCGCGGCGGAGGAGTCCACTCGCGCACCGGTGCTGCCGCCGGACGAGATGCTCGCGGCGATCAAGGAGTGGTGGGAGCCGCTGCTGCGTCGGGCGCGGACCATCCGCAACGGTGTCGGGGGGAACGTGCGCTTCCGGATCGGCGAATTGGACATGGTCGTCGACTTCCCGCGCGCCAAGGTGCGCGAGTACGACGGCGAGGAGTGCATCTACTGGTACACGATCCCTGCCGATCTCGTCTCGACCAACATCCGCGACCATGAGATCGACTGGTCCAACTCGATCTTCCTGTCGATGCAGTTCGAGGTCGGACGCTCGGGCAAGTTCAACGAGTTCCTCACGACGTTCTTGAAGTGCCTGTCACGCGACCGCATCGAGTACGTGGAGAACTGGTACGCCGAGCAGTCCGACGTCTCCGAAGACATCCGCCTGGCCGACTGGGTCGTGCAGCGGCGGTGCCCGCACCTGCGCGCCGACCTGTCGAAGACGGGCAAGGTCGAGGACGGCGTGCTCACCTGCAGCCTCCACGACTGGAAGTGGGATCTCACGTCGGGCAAGTGCCTGACCTCCCAGGGCCACCCGATCCGCGCGAGCCAGGCCGACGAGTCCGCCGACCGCGCCGAGGCTCCGGCGGCCTGA
- the aroQ gene encoding type II 3-dehydroquinate dehydratase, which produces MTTNRRILLVNGPNLNLLGVREPAVYGTQTLADVEDLVARTAAERGFEVRAVQSNHEGVLVDAIHAAREDCDGIVINPAGLTHTSVVLRDALAGVALPVAEIHISDIRTREPFRHHSYVADVASVHVMGEGIDGYRTATRLLIDLLTGQAEG; this is translated from the coding sequence ATGACCACGAACCGACGCATCCTGCTGGTGAACGGACCGAACCTCAACCTTCTCGGCGTGAGGGAGCCCGCGGTGTACGGCACCCAGACCCTCGCCGACGTCGAGGACCTCGTCGCGCGGACGGCGGCGGAGCGGGGATTCGAGGTGCGGGCTGTGCAGAGCAACCATGAGGGTGTGCTCGTCGACGCGATCCACGCGGCGCGCGAGGACTGCGACGGAATCGTCATCAATCCCGCGGGGCTCACCCACACCTCGGTCGTCCTGCGCGATGCCCTCGCGGGGGTCGCGCTTCCGGTCGCCGAGATCCACATCTCCGACATCCGCACCCGCGAGCCGTTCCGCCATCACTCCTACGTCGCCGACGTCGCATCCGTCCACGTCATGGGAGAGGGGATCGACGGCTACCGCACCGCGACCCGCCTGCTGATCGACCTCCTCACCGGCCAGGCCGAGGGCTGA
- a CDS encoding shikimate kinase, with amino-acid sequence MTPPSEAIVLIGPMGAGKTSLGKRVARRLGVPFTDTDAGIVREHGPIERIFADHGEAEFRRLERETVARALRTGGVVSLGGGAVLDPDTQRDLEKHRVILLTVAPRVVAHRLRDTARPLLQDEDPMTRWNAILAERLPLYRRLADATFDTSTGPLQKVVDAIVAWAESPQKERA; translated from the coding sequence ATGACCCCGCCGTCTGAAGCGATCGTCCTCATCGGCCCGATGGGGGCGGGAAAGACGAGCCTCGGGAAGAGAGTCGCCCGTCGCCTCGGCGTGCCCTTCACCGACACCGACGCCGGGATCGTCCGTGAGCACGGTCCCATCGAGCGCATCTTCGCCGACCACGGAGAGGCGGAGTTCCGCCGGCTCGAGCGTGAGACCGTGGCCCGCGCGCTGCGCACAGGCGGCGTCGTCTCGCTGGGCGGGGGAGCGGTGCTTGACCCCGACACCCAGCGCGACCTCGAGAAGCACCGAGTGATTCTCCTGACCGTCGCGCCGCGCGTCGTGGCCCATCGCCTGCGCGACACGGCACGGCCGCTGCTGCAGGACGAAGACCCCATGACCCGGTGGAACGCGATCCTCGCCGAACGCCTGCCCCTGTACCGACGACTCGCGGACGCGACGTTCGACACCTCGACCGGCCCGCTGCAGAAGGTGGTCGACGCCATCGTCGCGTGGGCCGAGTCCCCGCAGAAGGAGAGAGCATGA
- the aroC gene encoding chorismate synthase: MLRVLTAGESHGPELVAIMEGLPAGVPVSRSAIQADLARRRLGYGRGSRMKFEADALEISAGVRHGYSLGSPIALRIGNTEWPKWTEVMSPEPVELTEMSRGRGAALTRPRPGHADLVGMQKYGFDEARPILERASARETAARVALGALARGFLAELGIQLVSHTLSIGPVRTPDDAPLPTPEDLEILDADPLRCFHPATSERMVAEVDAARKDGDTLGGIVEVLAYGLPPGLGSHVHWDRRLDGKLAQALMSIQAIKGVEVGDGFETTRRRGSHAHDELFAGEAGITRSTDRAGGTEGGMSTGTVLRVRAGMKPIATVPHALRTIDVATGEAAAAHHQRSDVCAVPAAGVVAEAMVAIVLAEVVLEKFGGDSVAETLRNLESYVAGIPDTLRTVGESDPTIAAHDDPAV; encoded by the coding sequence ATGCTTCGCGTGCTCACCGCCGGGGAATCCCACGGCCCCGAACTCGTCGCCATCATGGAGGGTCTTCCCGCCGGCGTCCCGGTCTCCCGCTCCGCCATCCAGGCCGACCTCGCCCGTCGACGCCTCGGATACGGGCGCGGTTCCCGGATGAAGTTCGAAGCCGACGCCCTCGAGATCTCCGCCGGTGTCCGTCACGGCTACAGCCTGGGCAGCCCGATCGCGCTGCGCATCGGCAACACCGAGTGGCCGAAGTGGACCGAGGTCATGAGCCCGGAGCCGGTGGAGCTCACCGAGATGTCGCGCGGACGCGGTGCCGCCCTGACACGCCCACGCCCCGGTCACGCCGACCTCGTCGGTATGCAGAAGTACGGATTCGACGAAGCCCGGCCGATCCTCGAACGGGCCAGCGCCCGTGAGACCGCGGCGCGAGTGGCTCTGGGAGCCCTCGCTCGAGGGTTCCTCGCCGAGCTCGGCATCCAGCTCGTCAGCCACACACTGTCGATCGGACCCGTGCGCACCCCGGACGATGCGCCGCTGCCCACGCCCGAAGACCTCGAGATCCTCGACGCCGATCCGCTGCGGTGCTTCCACCCCGCCACCTCCGAGCGGATGGTGGCCGAGGTCGACGCCGCACGCAAAGACGGCGACACCCTCGGCGGGATCGTCGAGGTGCTCGCCTACGGACTGCCGCCGGGGCTCGGCTCGCACGTCCATTGGGACCGGCGCCTGGACGGCAAGCTCGCTCAGGCGCTGATGAGCATCCAGGCGATCAAGGGCGTCGAGGTCGGCGACGGCTTCGAGACCACCCGTCGACGCGGATCCCACGCGCACGATGAACTCTTCGCCGGCGAGGCCGGCATCACCCGCAGCACCGACCGCGCGGGAGGCACCGAGGGGGGAATGTCCACCGGCACCGTTCTGCGCGTGCGGGCGGGGATGAAGCCCATCGCCACTGTGCCGCACGCTCTGCGCACGATCGACGTCGCCACGGGCGAAGCCGCCGCAGCGCACCACCAGCGGTCGGATGTCTGCGCGGTGCCGGCCGCCGGGGTCGTGGCCGAGGCCATGGTCGCGATCGTCCTCGCCGAGGTCGTGCTGGAGAAGTTCGGCGGCGACAGCGTCGCCGAGACGCTCCGCAATCTCGAGAGCTACGTCGCCGGTATCCCCGACACCCTGCGCACGGTCGGCGAGAGCGATCCGACGATCGCCGCCCACGATGACCCCGCCGTCTGA
- a CDS encoding shikimate dehydrogenase, whose translation MLRANATRLAVWGDPIAHSRSPQLHSAAYAELGLPWTYERRRVSEAQFDAALADPTETWRGLSLTMPLKHVAARAATALDRAAQLSGAANTLIPDDEGIRGFNTDVAGLVAAIREEGIERTERGTVLGAGATATSALLALEALGAREIEIRARRPDAAGHLVALAASLDLHVTVVSLDAPRTGSGARPDTALTIATLPGDAELPASVLDAVVEPGGLLVDVVYGTWPTPLAAAWEGAGGRAVSGLPMLLHQAVRQVRIFTTGDVDEPLPSESVIVASMRRALMED comes from the coding sequence ATGCTGAGGGCCAACGCCACGCGCCTGGCGGTGTGGGGCGATCCGATCGCGCACAGTCGATCCCCGCAGCTGCACTCCGCCGCCTACGCCGAGCTCGGCCTGCCGTGGACCTACGAGCGTCGACGGGTCTCGGAGGCGCAGTTCGACGCCGCACTGGCAGACCCGACGGAGACCTGGCGCGGCCTGTCGTTGACGATGCCGCTGAAGCACGTCGCCGCGAGGGCCGCGACCGCCCTCGACCGCGCGGCACAGCTCAGCGGTGCGGCGAACACCCTCATCCCCGATGACGAGGGGATCCGCGGCTTCAACACCGACGTGGCCGGGCTCGTCGCGGCCATCCGCGAAGAGGGGATCGAGCGGACCGAGCGCGGGACGGTCCTGGGTGCGGGAGCGACCGCGACCTCGGCGCTCCTCGCGCTGGAAGCACTGGGGGCGAGAGAGATCGAGATCCGCGCGCGCCGCCCGGACGCCGCGGGCCATCTGGTCGCCCTCGCCGCGAGCCTCGACCTGCACGTGACGGTAGTGTCCCTCGACGCGCCCCGCACCGGTTCGGGCGCCCGACCCGACACCGCGCTCACCATCGCCACCCTTCCCGGAGACGCCGAGCTGCCGGCATCCGTCCTCGACGCAGTGGTCGAACCCGGGGGGCTGCTCGTCGATGTCGTCTACGGCACGTGGCCGACTCCGCTCGCCGCGGCGTGGGAGGGCGCGGGCGGCCGAGCCGTCTCCGGGTTGCCGATGCTTCTGCATCAGGCGGTGCGGCAGGTGCGGATCTTCACCACCGGCGATGTCGACGAGCCGCTCCCGTCAGAGTCCGTCATCGTCGCGTCGATGCGCCGAGCCCTCATGGAAGACTAG
- the nusB gene encoding transcription antitermination factor NusB produces MSARTKARKRALDILFQADVRGEDLGVILAVEAKRAASEPAREASWLYAREIVDGIIDQRDDIDEQITTFAKDWSLARMPAVDRALLRIGAWEILYNDAVPAAVAIDEAVELAKEFSTDDSGAFVHGVLGRISRAT; encoded by the coding sequence ATGAGTGCCCGCACGAAAGCACGCAAGCGCGCGCTCGACATCCTCTTCCAGGCCGACGTCCGCGGCGAAGATCTCGGGGTGATCCTGGCGGTCGAGGCCAAGCGCGCCGCCAGTGAGCCCGCGCGTGAGGCATCGTGGCTGTACGCCCGGGAGATCGTCGACGGCATCATCGATCAGCGCGACGACATCGACGAGCAGATCACGACCTTCGCGAAGGACTGGTCGCTCGCGCGGATGCCCGCCGTGGATCGCGCCCTGTTGCGTATCGGCGCCTGGGAGATCCTGTACAACGACGCCGTCCCCGCCGCAGTCGCCATCGACGAGGCTGTGGAGCTCGCCAAGGAGTTCTCCACCGATGATTCGGGAGCGTTCGTCCATGGAGTCCTCGGCCGTATCTCCCGCGCAACCTGA
- the efp gene encoding elongation factor P, whose product MASTADIKNGVVLNIDGQLWSVVEFQHVKPGKGGAFVRTKLKNVVTGKVVDRTYNAGAKVEIENVDRRDFTYLYNDGDSFVFMDMSDYDQVNVPAATVGDAKNFLLENQQVTIALNNGNPLYIDLPASVVLEITYTEPGLQGDRSSAGTKSATVETGYEIQVPLFLETGTKVKVDTRTGDYLGRVN is encoded by the coding sequence ATGGCATCGACCGCAGACATCAAGAACGGCGTCGTCCTCAACATCGACGGACAGCTCTGGAGCGTCGTGGAGTTCCAGCACGTCAAGCCCGGGAAGGGCGGGGCGTTCGTCCGCACCAAGCTCAAGAACGTCGTGACCGGCAAGGTCGTCGACCGCACCTACAACGCGGGCGCCAAGGTCGAGATTGAGAACGTCGACCGCCGCGACTTCACCTACCTCTACAACGACGGCGACAGCTTCGTGTTCATGGACATGAGCGACTACGACCAGGTCAACGTCCCCGCCGCGACGGTGGGGGATGCGAAGAACTTCCTGCTCGAGAACCAGCAGGTCACCATCGCGCTGAACAACGGCAACCCGCTCTACATCGATCTGCCGGCCTCGGTCGTGCTCGAGATCACCTACACCGAGCCGGGGCTGCAGGGCGACCGCTCGTCGGCCGGCACCAAGTCGGCCACCGTCGAGACCGGCTACGAGATCCAGGTTCCGCTGTTCCTGGAGACCGGAACCAAGGTGAAGGTCGACACGCGTACCGGTGACTACCTCGGTCGTGTGAACTGA